In Pseudomonas sp. GCEP-101, one DNA window encodes the following:
- the cmoB gene encoding tRNA 5-methoxyuridine(34)/uridine 5-oxyacetic acid(34) synthase CmoB — MIERFDLDRLRLELAGTPLESWAASLPAQLAAKVEDGHGDLERWLAAVDRLPPLQASAVELGERFNLEGACDEDTRAQLSLALQGLIPWRKGPFHLFGVHIDTEWRSDWKWQRVSPHIDLVGKRVLDVGCGNGYYQWRMLGAGARSVVGVDPNWLFFCQFLAMKRYLPALPAWHLPFALEDLPEKLEGFDTVFSMGVLYHRRSPIDHLLALKDCLRRGGELVLETLVVEGDVNAVLVPEDRYAQMRNVWFLPSVPALELWLRRAGFTDVRSVDISRTSVEEQRATQWMRYQSLPDFLDPQDHSRTVEGLPAPLRATLVARKP; from the coding sequence ATGATCGAACGCTTCGACCTCGACCGCCTGCGCCTTGAACTGGCCGGCACGCCACTGGAATCCTGGGCCGCCTCGCTGCCCGCGCAACTGGCCGCCAAGGTCGAGGATGGCCATGGCGACCTGGAACGCTGGCTGGCAGCGGTGGACCGCCTGCCGCCGCTGCAGGCGTCCGCCGTCGAACTGGGCGAACGCTTCAACCTGGAAGGCGCCTGCGACGAAGACACCCGTGCCCAGCTCAGCCTCGCCCTGCAAGGGCTGATCCCGTGGCGCAAGGGGCCGTTCCACCTGTTCGGCGTACACATCGACACCGAATGGCGCTCGGACTGGAAATGGCAGCGCGTCTCGCCGCACATCGACCTGGTGGGCAAGCGCGTCCTCGACGTCGGCTGCGGCAATGGCTACTACCAGTGGCGCATGCTCGGCGCCGGCGCGCGCAGCGTGGTGGGCGTGGACCCGAACTGGCTGTTCTTCTGCCAGTTCCTCGCCATGAAGCGCTACCTCCCGGCCCTGCCGGCCTGGCACCTGCCGTTCGCCCTGGAAGACCTGCCCGAGAAACTGGAAGGCTTCGACACGGTGTTCTCCATGGGCGTGCTCTATCACCGCCGCTCGCCCATCGACCACCTGCTGGCGCTCAAGGACTGCCTGCGCCGGGGCGGCGAACTGGTGCTGGAGACCCTGGTGGTGGAAGGCGACGTGAACGCCGTGCTGGTGCCCGAGGACCGCTACGCGCAGATGCGCAACGTGTGGTTCCTGCCGTCGGTGCCGGCGCTGGAGCTATGGCTGCGCCGCGCGGGCTTCACCGACGTGCGCAGTGTCGATATCAGCCGCACCTCGGTGGAGGAGCAACGCGCCACGCAGTGGATGCGCTACCAGTCGCTGCCGGACTTCCTCGACCCGCAGGACCACAGCCGCACCGTCGAAGGCCTGCCGGCGCCGCTGCGCGCCACGCTGGTGGCGCGCAAGCCTTAG
- the pdxJ gene encoding pyridoxine 5'-phosphate synthase yields MTEANRILLGVNIDHVATLRQARGTRYPDPVKAALDAEEAGADGITVHLREDRRHIQDRDVRVLAEVLQTRMNFEMGVTEEMMKFAEIIRPAHVCLVPETRQELTTEGGLDVAGQEARIREAVQRLAAAGCEVSLFIDPDQRQIEASARIGAPAVELHTGRYADAHTPAEAAQELARIRDGVEFGLSHALIVNAGHGLHYHNAEPVAAIAGINELNIGHAIVAHALFVGFKQAVAEMKALIVAAANR; encoded by the coding sequence GTGACTGAAGCCAACCGTATCCTGCTCGGCGTGAACATCGACCACGTCGCCACCCTGCGCCAGGCCCGCGGCACCCGTTATCCCGACCCGGTGAAAGCCGCGCTGGATGCCGAGGAGGCCGGTGCCGACGGCATCACCGTGCACCTGCGCGAAGATCGCCGGCACATCCAGGACCGCGACGTGCGCGTGCTCGCCGAGGTGCTGCAGACCCGCATGAACTTCGAGATGGGCGTCACCGAGGAGATGATGAAGTTCGCCGAGATCATCCGTCCGGCGCACGTCTGCCTGGTCCCGGAAACCCGCCAGGAACTGACCACCGAGGGCGGCCTGGATGTCGCCGGCCAGGAAGCACGCATCCGCGAAGCGGTGCAGCGCCTGGCGGCCGCCGGCTGCGAGGTGTCGCTGTTCATCGACCCGGATCAGCGCCAGATCGAAGCCTCCGCGCGCATCGGTGCGCCGGCGGTGGAACTGCACACCGGCCGTTACGCCGACGCGCACACCCCGGCCGAAGCCGCCCAGGAGCTGGCGCGCATCCGTGACGGCGTGGAGTTCGGCCTGTCCCACGCCCTGATCGTCAACGCCGGCCACGGCCTGCATTACCACAACGCCGAGCCGGTGGCGGCGATTGCCGGCATCAACGAGCTGAACATCGGCCACGCCATCGTTGCCCATGCGCTGTTCGTGGGCTTCAAGCAGGCGGTGGCTGAGATGAAGGCGCTGATCGTGGCGGCGGCGAATCGCTGA
- the cmoA gene encoding carboxy-S-adenosyl-L-methionine synthase CmoA, whose product MSESDRIFAQPQSQVPDFTFNEDVVRVFPDMIKRSVPGYPTIVENIGVLGARFAAPNSVLYDLGCSLGAVTQALRRHVKTEGCRVIGVDNSAPMIERCGEYLRAQDAMHQELLPVELIEADILTLDLKPCSLIALNFTLQFIAPDQRLGLLTRLHSALLPGGALILSEKLRFADEQEHALLTDLHIDFKRANGYSELEIAQKRTAIENVMRPDTLETHRERLLAAGFSKVVPWFQCLNFASLIALP is encoded by the coding sequence GTGAGCGAATCCGACCGCATCTTCGCCCAGCCGCAAAGCCAGGTTCCCGACTTCACCTTCAACGAGGACGTGGTGCGCGTCTTCCCGGACATGATCAAGCGATCCGTGCCGGGCTACCCCACCATCGTCGAGAACATCGGCGTGCTCGGTGCGCGTTTTGCCGCGCCCAACAGCGTGCTCTACGACCTCGGCTGCTCGCTGGGCGCCGTGACCCAGGCGCTGCGCCGCCATGTGAAGACCGAAGGTTGCCGCGTCATCGGCGTCGACAACTCCGCGCCGATGATCGAGCGCTGCGGCGAGTACCTGCGCGCCCAGGACGCCATGCACCAGGAACTGCTGCCGGTCGAACTGATCGAGGCGGATATCTTGACGCTGGACCTCAAGCCCTGCTCGCTGATCGCGCTGAACTTCACCCTGCAGTTCATCGCCCCCGACCAACGCCTGGGCCTGCTCACCCGCCTGCACAGCGCCCTGCTGCCCGGCGGCGCGCTGATCCTCTCGGAAAAACTGCGCTTCGCCGATGAGCAGGAGCACGCGCTGCTCACCGACCTGCATATCGACTTCAAGCGCGCCAATGGCTACAGCGAACTGGAAATCGCCCAGAAACGCACCGCCATCGAGAACGTGATGCGCCCCGACACCCTGGAGACCCACCGCGAGCGCCTGCTGGCCGCCGGTTTCTCCAAGGTGGTGCCCTGGTTCCAGTGCCTCAACTTCGCTTCCCTGATTGCCCTGCCATGA
- the lepA gene encoding translation elongation factor 4, with the protein MSDLSHIRNFSIIAHIDHGKSTLADRFIQMCGGLSDREMEAQVLDSMDLERERGITIKAHSVTLHYKAKDGKTYQLNFIDTPGHVDFTYEVSRSLAACEGALLVVDAGQGVEAQSVANCYTAIEQGLEVMPVLNKMDLPQADPDRVKDEIESIIGIDATDAVACSAKSGMGVEDVLERLVTAIPAPEGEIDAPLQALIIDSWFDNYLGVVSLVRVKHGRVKKGDKILVKSTGKVHQVDSVGVFTPKHTETPDLKAGEVGFIIAGIKDILGAPVGDTLTLNSTPDVDVLPGFKRIKPQVYAGLFPVSSDDFEDFREALQKLTLNDAALQYEPESSEALGFGFRIGFLGMLHMEIIQERLEREYDLDLITTAPTVIFEIVQKNGDILYVDNPSKLPDLSSIDEMREPICRATILVPQEHLGNVITLCIEKRGVQRDMHFLSGQVQVIYDLPMNEVVLDFFDRLKSTSRGYASLDYSFDRFEPANLVRLDVLINGEKVDALALIVHRDNAPYKGRQLVEKMKELIPRQMFDVAIQAAIGGQIIARSTVKALRKNVLAKCYGGDVSRKRKLLEKQKAGKKRMKQVGSVEIPQEAFLAVLKVDS; encoded by the coding sequence GTGAGTGACCTGAGTCATATCCGCAATTTCTCCATCATCGCCCACATCGACCATGGCAAGTCGACGCTGGCAGACCGCTTCATCCAGATGTGCGGCGGCCTCTCCGACCGCGAGATGGAGGCCCAGGTGCTGGACTCCATGGACCTGGAGCGTGAGCGCGGCATCACCATCAAGGCGCACAGCGTCACCCTTCACTACAAGGCGAAGGACGGCAAGACCTACCAGCTGAACTTCATCGATACCCCCGGCCACGTCGACTTCACCTACGAAGTCAGCCGCTCGCTGGCCGCCTGCGAAGGCGCGCTGCTGGTGGTGGATGCCGGCCAGGGCGTGGAAGCGCAGTCGGTCGCCAACTGCTACACCGCCATCGAGCAGGGCTTGGAAGTCATGCCGGTCCTGAACAAGATGGACCTGCCGCAGGCCGACCCGGACCGCGTGAAGGACGAAATCGAAAGCATCATCGGCATCGACGCCACCGACGCCGTGGCCTGCTCGGCCAAGAGCGGCATGGGCGTTGAAGATGTGCTGGAACGCCTGGTCACCGCCATTCCGGCGCCCGAGGGCGAGATCGATGCGCCGCTGCAGGCGCTGATCATCGACTCCTGGTTCGACAACTACCTGGGCGTGGTCTCGCTGGTGCGGGTGAAGCACGGCCGCGTGAAGAAGGGCGACAAGATCCTGGTGAAGTCCACCGGCAAGGTCCACCAGGTGGACAGCGTCGGTGTCTTCACCCCGAAGCACACCGAGACCCCGGACCTCAAGGCCGGCGAAGTGGGCTTCATCATCGCCGGCATCAAGGACATCCTGGGCGCGCCGGTGGGCGACACCCTGACGCTGAACAGCACCCCCGACGTGGACGTGCTGCCGGGCTTCAAGCGCATCAAGCCGCAGGTCTACGCCGGCCTGTTCCCGGTCAGCTCCGATGACTTCGAAGACTTCCGCGAGGCGCTGCAGAAGCTGACGCTGAACGACGCCGCGCTGCAGTACGAGCCGGAGAGCTCCGAGGCCCTGGGCTTCGGCTTCCGCATCGGCTTCCTCGGCATGCTGCACATGGAGATCATCCAGGAGCGCCTGGAGCGCGAGTACGACCTGGACCTGATCACCACCGCGCCGACCGTGATCTTCGAGATCGTGCAGAAGAACGGCGACATCCTCTATGTCGACAACCCGTCCAAGCTGCCCGACCTCTCGTCCATCGACGAGATGCGCGAGCCGATCTGCCGCGCGACCATCCTTGTGCCTCAGGAGCACCTGGGCAACGTCATTACCCTGTGCATCGAGAAGCGCGGTGTCCAGCGCGACATGCACTTCCTCAGTGGCCAGGTCCAGGTGATCTACGATCTGCCGATGAACGAAGTGGTGCTGGACTTCTTCGACCGCCTGAAGTCCACCAGCCGCGGCTATGCTTCGCTGGACTACAGCTTCGATCGCTTCGAACCGGCCAACCTGGTTCGTCTCGATGTGCTGATCAACGGCGAGAAGGTCGACGCGCTTGCCCTGATCGTCCACCGCGACAACGCCCCGTACAAGGGCCGTCAGCTGGTGGAGAAGATGAAGGAATTGATTCCGCGGCAGATGTTCGACGTCGCGATTCAGGCCGCCATCGGTGGGCAGATCATCGCCCGCTCGACGGTCAAGGCGCTCAGGAAGAACGTGCTGGCCAAGTGCTACGGTGGTGACGTGAGCCGTAAGCGCAAGCTGCTGGAGAAGCAGAAGGCCGGTAAGAAAAGGATGAAGCAGGTCGGTAGCGTGGAGATTCCGCAGGAAGCCTTCCTCGCTGTGCTCAAAGTGGACAGTTGA
- the era gene encoding GTPase Era produces MSEHEQDPHEPSEHDEAGAVRCGYVAIVGRPNVGKSTLLNHILGQKLAITSRKPQTTRHTLLGIKTEGDVQAVYVDTPGLHKDNDKALNRYMNRSASAALKDVDVVIFVVDRNRWTDEDQMVYDKVKYVSCPVLLAVNKVDRMEDKGELLPHLQWLAEQLPNAEVVPISAQHGQNLDVLEGLVAERLPESEHFFPEDQITDRSSRFLAAELVREKIMRQLGAELPYQVTVEIEEFKQDGPILHIHALILVERDGQKKIIIGEKGERIKSIGQNARKDMEVLFDSKVMLNLWVKVKGGWSDDERALRSLGYGDL; encoded by the coding sequence ATGAGTGAGCACGAGCAAGACCCGCACGAACCATCCGAGCACGATGAAGCAGGAGCCGTCCGTTGCGGTTACGTCGCCATCGTCGGCCGCCCCAACGTGGGCAAGTCGACCCTGCTCAACCATATCCTCGGGCAGAAGCTGGCGATCACCTCGCGCAAGCCGCAGACCACCCGCCACACCCTGCTGGGCATCAAGACCGAGGGTGACGTGCAGGCCGTGTACGTCGATACCCCCGGCCTGCACAAGGACAACGACAAGGCGCTCAACCGCTACATGAACCGTTCGGCCAGCGCCGCGCTGAAGGACGTCGACGTGGTGATCTTCGTCGTCGACCGCAATCGCTGGACCGACGAAGACCAGATGGTCTACGACAAGGTCAAGTACGTCAGCTGCCCGGTGCTGCTGGCGGTGAACAAGGTCGACCGCATGGAAGACAAGGGCGAGCTGCTGCCGCACCTGCAGTGGCTGGCCGAACAGTTGCCCAACGCCGAAGTCGTGCCGATTTCCGCCCAGCACGGGCAGAACCTCGACGTGCTCGAAGGGCTGGTGGCCGAGCGCCTGCCGGAAAGCGAGCACTTCTTCCCGGAAGACCAGATCACCGACCGCAGCAGCCGCTTCCTGGCCGCCGAGCTGGTGCGCGAGAAGATCATGCGCCAGCTGGGCGCCGAGCTTCCCTACCAGGTCACCGTGGAAATCGAAGAGTTCAAGCAGGACGGCCCGATCCTGCACATCCATGCGCTGATCCTGGTGGAACGCGACGGCCAGAAGAAGATCATTATCGGCGAGAAGGGCGAGCGCATCAAAAGCATCGGCCAGAACGCCCGCAAGGACATGGAGGTGCTGTTCGACTCCAAGGTTATGCTCAACCTCTGGGTGAAGGTGAAGGGCGGCTGGTCCGACGACGAGCGCGCACTGCGTTCGCTGGGCTACGGCGACCTCTGA
- the recO gene encoding DNA repair protein RecO — translation MSLASTAQAAFVLHSRPYKETSALVDFFTPQGRLRAVLRGARGKAGALARPFVPLEAEFRGRSDLKNVARLEPNGIPNLLSGEALFSGLYLNELMIRLLPAEDPHPALFEHYRATLPLLAAGSPLEPLLRAFEWRLLDDLGYGFSLDTDIVGQSVAPDGLYRLLPDSGLEPVGSLQPGLFHGADLLAMAEADWSAPGALAAAKRLMRQALAPHLGGRPLVSRELFMNRKDTSRD, via the coding sequence ATGAGCCTCGCTTCTACTGCCCAAGCCGCGTTTGTCCTGCACAGCCGTCCCTACAAGGAAACCAGCGCGCTGGTGGATTTCTTCACCCCGCAGGGGCGCCTGCGCGCCGTACTGCGGGGTGCGCGGGGCAAGGCCGGTGCGCTGGCGCGGCCGTTCGTGCCGCTGGAAGCGGAATTCCGCGGGCGCAGCGACCTGAAGAACGTCGCGCGCCTGGAGCCCAACGGCATCCCCAACCTGCTCAGTGGCGAGGCGCTGTTCAGCGGCCTGTACCTGAACGAGCTGATGATCCGCCTGCTGCCGGCGGAGGACCCGCACCCCGCCCTGTTCGAACACTACCGCGCGACCCTGCCGCTGCTGGCCGCCGGCAGCCCGCTGGAACCGCTGCTGCGCGCCTTCGAATGGCGGCTGCTGGACGACCTGGGCTATGGTTTTTCCCTGGACACCGATATCGTCGGCCAGAGCGTGGCGCCGGACGGCCTCTACCGCCTGCTGCCCGACTCGGGCCTGGAGCCGGTCGGCAGCCTGCAGCCGGGCCTGTTCCATGGCGCCGACCTGCTGGCCATGGCCGAAGCCGACTGGAGCGCCCCCGGCGCCCTGGCGGCGGCCAAGCGCCTGATGCGCCAGGCCCTGGCGCCCCACCTTGGCGGCAGACCGCTGGTCAGCCGCGAGCTCTTCATGAATCGCAAGGACACTTCCCGTGACTGA
- the rnc gene encoding ribonuclease III: MVLALTHRSFAGRNNERLEFLGDAILNFVIGEALFTHFPQAREGQLSRLRARLVKGETLALLARGFEIGDYLRLGSGELKSGGYRRESILADAMEALIGAIYLDTGMDSARERIMAWLGPQLRELTPVDTNKDPKTRLQEFLQSRGCELPRYDVVDIQGEPHCRTFFVECEVALLNDKTHGHGGSRRIAEQVAAAAALAALGVENGHE, from the coding sequence ATGGTCCTGGCGCTGACCCATCGCAGTTTCGCCGGGCGCAACAACGAGCGCCTGGAGTTCCTCGGCGACGCCATCCTCAACTTCGTCATCGGCGAAGCCCTGTTCACCCACTTTCCCCAGGCCCGAGAGGGCCAGCTGTCGCGCCTGCGCGCGCGCCTGGTGAAGGGCGAGACCCTGGCGCTGCTGGCGCGCGGTTTCGAGATCGGCGATTACCTGCGTCTGGGCTCGGGCGAGCTGAAAAGCGGCGGTTACCGCCGCGAGTCGATCCTGGCTGACGCCATGGAGGCGCTGATCGGCGCCATCTACCTGGACACCGGCATGGATTCCGCCCGCGAGCGGATCATGGCCTGGCTCGGCCCGCAGTTGCGCGAGCTGACCCCGGTGGATACCAACAAGGACCCCAAGACCCGCCTGCAGGAATTCCTGCAGTCGCGCGGGTGCGAATTGCCGCGTTACGACGTGGTGGATATCCAGGGCGAGCCGCATTGCCGCACCTTCTTCGTGGAGTGCGAGGTGGCCCTGCTGAACGACAAGACCCACGGTCACGGCGGTAGCCGCCGCATCGCCGAGCAGGTGGCCGCCGCCGCCGCGCTGGCAGCCCTGGGCGTGGAGAATGGCCATGAGTGA
- a CDS encoding lysoplasmalogenase, which produces MRWALLALIGAAAYLFAVTFDLPALRMLCKPLPVLAMLLWILGSPADGYRRWVAVGLVLSMLGDILLEWPINAFVPGLAAFLLAHLAYLAGYLGDTRRVAPLGLLIAAILGGGLFALLYSRGLGPLLVPIALYSLTISAMLWRAIARLGVPGIANASRACAALGALLFVSSDAMIGISRFVAAFDGASYAIMLTYWLGQLGIAASVTSRHIALPYSEDPTTSRA; this is translated from the coding sequence ATGCGCTGGGCACTCTTGGCACTGATCGGCGCTGCCGCCTACCTGTTCGCCGTCACCTTCGACCTGCCTGCCCTGCGCATGCTGTGCAAGCCGCTGCCCGTGCTGGCCATGTTGTTGTGGATACTCGGCAGCCCCGCCGACGGCTATCGCCGCTGGGTTGCCGTCGGCCTGGTGCTGTCGATGCTCGGCGACATCCTGCTGGAGTGGCCGATCAATGCCTTCGTGCCCGGCCTTGCCGCCTTCCTGCTGGCGCACCTCGCCTACCTCGCGGGCTACCTGGGCGATACCCGCCGCGTCGCCCCGCTCGGCCTGTTGATCGCAGCCATCCTGGGCGGCGGCCTGTTCGCCCTGCTCTACAGCCGCGGCCTGGGCCCGCTGCTCGTGCCCATCGCGCTGTACAGCCTGACCATCAGCGCCATGCTCTGGCGCGCCATCGCTCGCCTCGGCGTACCCGGCATCGCCAACGCAAGCCGCGCGTGCGCCGCTCTCGGCGCGCTGCTGTTCGTCAGCTCCGACGCGATGATCGGCATCAGCCGCTTCGTCGCCGCCTTCGACGGCGCCTCCTACGCCATCATGCTGACCTACTGGCTCGGCCAGCTCGGTATCGCCGCCTCGGTGACATCCCGTCACATCGCTCTGCCATACTCGGAAGACCCCACCACTTCCCGGGCCTGA
- a CDS encoding DegQ family serine endoprotease translates to MQTLKRSMAALVALLALSLSVVARAELPDFTPLVEKASPAVVNISTTQKIPDRSNAQMGIPDLDGLPPGLREFFERSIPRGQGGQGQAPRGQQREAQSLGSGFIISDDGYILTNNHVVADADEILVRLSDRSEHKAKLVGADPRSDVAVLKIDAKNLPTLKLGDSDKLKVGEWVLAIGSPFGFDHSVTAGIVSAKGRSLPNENYVPFIQTDVAINPGNSGGPLLNLQGEVVGINSQIFTRSGGFMGLSFAIPIDVALNVADQLKAGGKVNRGWLGVVIQEVNKDLAESFGLDKPSGALVAQLVEDGPAAKGGLQVGDVILSLNGQAINESADLPHLVGNMKPGDKASLEVIRDNKRQTLNLTIGSLPDDDDAVAAVEGKGAERSSNRMGVTVAELTAEQRKSLDIKGGVVIKEVQGGPAAMIGLRPGDVITHLNNRAVDSSKTFSEIAKALPKDRSISMRVLRQGRASFITFKLTE, encoded by the coding sequence ATGCAAACCCTGAAACGCAGCATGGCTGCGCTGGTCGCCCTGCTGGCCTTGAGCCTGTCGGTTGTCGCGCGGGCTGAACTACCGGACTTCACCCCGCTGGTCGAGAAGGCCTCGCCGGCGGTGGTCAACATCAGTACGACGCAGAAGATTCCCGACCGCTCCAACGCGCAGATGGGCATTCCGGACCTCGACGGCCTGCCGCCGGGCCTGCGCGAATTCTTCGAACGCAGCATTCCCCGCGGCCAGGGCGGCCAGGGGCAGGCGCCCCGTGGCCAGCAGCGCGAAGCGCAGTCGCTGGGTTCGGGCTTCATCATTTCCGATGATGGCTACATCCTCACCAACAACCACGTGGTGGCCGACGCCGACGAGATCCTCGTGCGCCTGTCCGACCGCAGCGAGCACAAGGCCAAGCTGGTCGGTGCCGATCCGCGCAGCGACGTCGCCGTGCTGAAGATCGATGCCAAGAACCTGCCGACCCTCAAGCTGGGCGATTCCGACAAGCTGAAGGTCGGCGAGTGGGTGCTGGCCATCGGTTCGCCGTTCGGCTTCGACCACTCGGTGACCGCCGGTATCGTCAGCGCCAAGGGCCGCAGCCTGCCGAACGAGAACTACGTGCCGTTCATCCAGACCGACGTGGCGATCAACCCGGGCAACTCCGGCGGCCCACTGCTGAACCTGCAGGGCGAGGTCGTGGGTATCAACTCGCAGATCTTCACCCGTTCCGGCGGCTTCATGGGTCTTTCCTTCGCGATCCCGATCGATGTGGCGCTCAACGTCGCCGATCAGCTCAAGGCCGGCGGCAAGGTCAACCGTGGCTGGCTGGGCGTGGTGATCCAGGAAGTGAACAAGGACCTGGCCGAGTCCTTCGGTCTCGACAAGCCGTCCGGCGCGCTGGTGGCGCAGCTGGTGGAAGACGGTCCGGCCGCCAAGGGCGGGCTGCAGGTGGGTGACGTGATCCTCAGCCTCAATGGCCAGGCGATCAACGAATCCGCGGACCTGCCGCACCTGGTGGGCAACATGAAGCCGGGCGACAAGGCCAGCCTGGAGGTCATCCGCGACAACAAGCGCCAGACCCTCAACCTGACCATCGGCAGCCTGCCGGACGACGACGATGCCGTCGCCGCCGTCGAGGGCAAGGGCGCCGAGCGCAGCAGCAACCGCATGGGCGTGACCGTGGCGGAACTGACTGCCGAGCAGCGCAAGTCCCTGGATATCAAGGGCGGCGTGGTCATCAAGGAAGTGCAGGGCGGTCCGGCGGCCATGATCGGCCTGCGTCCGGGCGACGTCATCACCCACCTGAACAACCGCGCGGTGGATTCCTCGAAAACCTTCAGCGAGATCGCCAAGGCGCTGCCGAAGGACCGTTCGATTTCCATGCGCGTGCTGCGCCAGGGCCGTGCGAGCTTCATCACGTTCAAGTTGACCGAGTAA
- a CDS encoding DUF4845 domain-containing protein, whose translation MTYARSQKGMSLLSWLVVLAVVAFLASAAFKVIPHYLDYYAIEKAITSVETDKAAEVRTVPEFYSYVDKALMLNNIRDLKLDDALDVKLENNEFRAHLKYEKREPLVQNIDLVVKFDKEFRVRMP comes from the coding sequence ATGACGTACGCACGTTCGCAGAAGGGCATGTCCTTGCTGAGTTGGCTGGTGGTGCTCGCCGTGGTGGCGTTCCTGGCCAGCGCCGCGTTCAAGGTCATCCCGCATTACCTGGACTACTACGCGATCGAGAAGGCCATTACCTCGGTGGAGACGGACAAGGCCGCCGAAGTGCGCACCGTGCCGGAGTTCTACTCCTATGTCGACAAGGCGCTGATGCTCAACAACATCCGCGACCTGAAGCTGGATGACGCACTGGACGTGAAACTCGAGAACAACGAGTTCCGCGCCCACCTGAAATACGAAAAACGCGAGCCACTGGTGCAGAACATCGACCTGGTGGTCAAATTTGACAAAGAATTCCGTGTACGAATGCCGTGA
- a CDS encoding substrate-binding periplasmic protein: protein MLRLASPLLLLCSALASAEPLRLAGDDWCPYLCPDDPDKPGYLLEALGQVLPQPPRFEPLPWPRALQMAREGLVDGVVGAYSEESAQLLIGEEPIGWVTMRFYVRSDNPWTWKGPASLSSQSIGLAQGYSYGKELDAWRDEHLSNLEQVQVLSGEKVLERNIQKLLLGRITVLLEDSQIVEHYLHRHGLSGRIQAAGELADKRPMYVALNPRLEGVRERLDDLDEGLRELRRNDQWKPLMQGYGIAVD, encoded by the coding sequence ATGCTGCGACTCGCGTCACCGCTGCTCCTGCTCTGTTCGGCGCTGGCCAGCGCCGAACCCCTGCGCCTGGCCGGCGACGACTGGTGCCCCTACCTCTGCCCGGACGATCCGGACAAGCCCGGCTACCTGCTCGAGGCCCTCGGCCAGGTGCTGCCGCAGCCGCCACGCTTCGAACCGCTGCCCTGGCCGCGCGCCCTGCAGATGGCCCGCGAAGGCCTGGTGGATGGCGTGGTCGGCGCCTACAGCGAGGAGTCCGCGCAGTTGCTGATCGGCGAGGAGCCCATCGGCTGGGTGACCATGCGTTTCTACGTGCGCAGCGACAATCCCTGGACCTGGAAAGGCCCGGCCTCGCTGAGCAGCCAATCCATCGGCCTGGCCCAGGGATACTCCTACGGCAAGGAGCTCGATGCCTGGCGCGACGAACACCTGAGCAACCTCGAACAGGTACAGGTGCTCAGCGGCGAGAAGGTCCTCGAGCGCAATATCCAGAAGCTGCTGCTGGGACGCATCACCGTACTGCTCGAAGACAGCCAGATCGTCGAGCACTACCTGCACCGCCACGGGCTGTCCGGGCGCATTCAAGCCGCCGGCGAGCTCGCCGATAAACGTCCCATGTATGTCGCGCTCAATCCGCGGCTGGAAGGCGTGCGCGAGCGCCTGGACGACCTCGACGAGGGCCTGCGCGAACTGCGCCGCAACGACCAGTGGAAACCCCTGATGCAGGGTTACGGCATCGCCGTTGACTAG
- the lepB gene encoding signal peptidase I — MTLNFPLLLVIAVAVCGVLALVDLVLFAPRRRAAISAYEGSVSEADPEVLEKLNKEPVLVEYGKSFFPVLFIVLVLRSFLVEPFQIPSGSMKPTLEVGDFILVNKFAYGIRLPVLDTKVIPIGDPQRGDVMVFRYPSDPNINYIKRVIGVPGDTIRYTSDKRLYINDQAVAESLVGEEPGTLGSVTLYQEKLGAVEHMIRKEMTRFRIEPGKQWKVPADHYFMMGDNRDNSNDSRYWNDPKIPKDLLGMVPDRNIVGKAFAVWMSWPDPKMRNLPNFSRVGVIH, encoded by the coding sequence ATGACCCTGAATTTCCCGCTGTTGCTGGTGATTGCCGTTGCGGTATGCGGCGTTCTCGCCCTGGTGGACCTGGTGCTGTTCGCGCCGCGCCGCCGGGCGGCCATTTCCGCCTACGAAGGCTCGGTCAGCGAAGCTGACCCGGAAGTGCTGGAGAAGCTGAACAAGGAGCCGGTGCTGGTCGAGTACGGCAAGTCGTTCTTCCCGGTGCTGTTCATCGTGCTGGTGCTGCGCTCGTTCCTGGTCGAACCCTTCCAGATCCCGTCGGGCTCGATGAAGCCGACCCTGGAAGTGGGCGATTTCATCCTGGTGAACAAGTTCGCCTACGGCATCCGCCTGCCGGTGCTGGACACCAAGGTGATCCCGATCGGTGACCCGCAGCGTGGCGATGTCATGGTGTTCCGCTACCCCAGCGACCCGAACATCAACTACATCAAGCGCGTCATCGGCGTGCCGGGCGACACCATCCGCTACACCAGCGACAAGCGCCTGTACATCAATGACCAGGCCGTGGCCGAGTCGCTGGTGGGCGAGGAGCCGGGCACCCTGGGCAGCGTGACCCTGTACCAGGAGAAGCTGGGCGCCGTGGAGCACATGATCCGCAAGGAAATGACCCGCTTCCGCATCGAACCGGGCAAGCAGTGGAAAGTGCCGGCCGACCATTACTTCATGATGGGCGACAACCGCGACAACTCCAACGACAGCCGCTACTGGAACGACCCGAAGATTCCGAAGGACCTGCTGGGCATGGTTCCGGACCGCAATATCGTCGGCAAGGCGTTCGCGGTGTGGATGAGCTGGCCGGATCCGAAGATGCGCAATCTGCCGAATTTCTCGCGAGTCGGCGTGATTCACTAA